The Nitrospirota bacterium genome has a window encoding:
- a CDS encoding nucleotidyltransferase, whose amino-acid sequence MEKTVKILNELVSKNIIKSYAIGGAIGVMFYTETISTKDLDVFISLHIMPTGIIHLGSIYEYLKKSGYKMEGQHFIIEGIPVDFIPVYDELTLEALEKSVEKTYKKIKAKVFGPEYLIAIALKTGRSQDLRKIDLLKEETKLNEALLIDILKRHHLYEKWKKL is encoded by the coding sequence ATGGAAAAGACAGTTAAAATTCTTAATGAGCTTGTAAGTAAAAACATCATCAAATCTTACGCAATTGGTGGCGCAATAGGTGTTATGTTTTACACAGAGACAATCAGCACAAAAGACCTGGATGTTTTTATCTCTCTCCACATTATGCCTACGGGAATTATCCATTTAGGTTCAATATACGAATACCTCAAAAAATCAGGCTATAAAATGGAAGGACAACATTTTATCATTGAAGGAATTCCGGTTGATTTTATTCCTGTATATGATGAGCTTACCCTGGAAGCCCTGGAAAAATCGGTTGAAAAAACATATAAGAAAATCAAAGCAAAAGTATTTGGACCGGAATATCTGATCGCAATAGCCTTAAAAACCGGACGCAGTCAGGATCTAAGAAAAATTGATTTATTAAAAGAAGAAACAAAACTAAATGAGGCCCTTTTAATCGATATTTTAAAACGCCATCATTTATATGAAAAATGGAAAAAGTTATGA
- the larE gene encoding ATP-dependent sacrificial sulfur transferase LarE gives MLDQKFQRLKQLIAQHHSLLVAFSGGVDSALLLKVSHDVLGEKAAACTAVSPTLAQQEKESTLQVAGEIGANHFFIEYDELDIPGYSLNQENRCYLCKTELFTKLKELALEKGFQAVAYGANQDDLKEFRPGMKAAREFGIHAPLLDAGLNKEEIRTLSRRLGLSIWNKPAAACLSSRIPYGTEITHQRLTEIEAAEAVLKKYGFIQCRVRHHENIARIEVSREEFPRLLDPGLRESVVQELKKIGFQFITLDLEGYRPGSVSGITGINGKDS, from the coding sequence ATGCTTGATCAAAAATTTCAACGTTTAAAACAACTCATCGCACAACACCATTCACTTCTTGTGGCTTTTTCAGGCGGGGTCGACAGTGCCCTTTTATTAAAGGTTTCCCATGATGTTTTAGGAGAGAAAGCGGCCGCCTGTACTGCCGTTTCGCCCACTCTCGCCCAACAGGAAAAAGAATCCACCCTGCAGGTGGCAGGGGAAATCGGCGCAAACCATTTTTTTATCGAATATGACGAACTGGACATCCCCGGATATTCTTTAAACCAGGAAAACCGGTGTTATCTCTGTAAAACGGAGCTCTTTACGAAATTAAAAGAATTGGCCCTCGAAAAAGGCTTTCAAGCCGTGGCCTACGGCGCCAACCAGGATGATTTAAAAGAGTTCCGTCCGGGAATGAAGGCCGCGCGTGAATTCGGGATTCACGCTCCACTCCTGGATGCCGGCCTGAACAAAGAGGAGATTCGGACGCTAAGCAGGCGCCTGGGTCTCTCGATTTGGAATAAACCGGCGGCCGCCTGCCTTTCTTCACGGATTCCTTACGGAACAGAAATCACGCATCAACGGTTAACCGAGATAGAAGCCGCGGAGGCTGTGCTGAAAAAATATGGGTTCATTCAATGTCGTGTCCGTCACCATGAAAATATTGCCCGGATTGAAGTTTCCCGGGAGGAATTCCCCCGGTTGCTGGATCCCGGGTTAAGAGAATCCGTCGTTCAGGAGTTGAAAAAAATCGGATTTCAATTTATCACGCTTGATCTGGAAGGGTACAGGCCAGGCAGTGTTTCAGGAATAACAGGAATCAATGGAAAAGACAGTTAA
- a CDS encoding insulinase family protein: protein MFNRSLGILFCFLFISLNPVWGAIPAKKIETANGITVLLVETHSLPMVQVDLLVRAGSILDSEPKAGLAYLTASLLEEGTKNRSSKQIADEWDALGTEFNASPGSDYVTFSSKLLKKDLEKGLTLFSDILINPQFPEEEVSREKTELLGHLDNEKDDPETIAAKAFDRAIFGKHPYHQPLEGDEETIKRITREDIVRFYQTAYNPRGAILAFVGDLTEEEAKTYAEKYFRLWNPKPQIHSKNPLPPKIDKKEIMVIDKDLTQTSIILGHTGIPRMNPDYYSLLVMNYILGGGGFSSRMMTNIRDNKGLVYGLFSHFDSRLETGSFEVTLQTKNSSANEAISEVLNEIRKMRNEPVSPVELQEAKDYLIGSFPLKMDTHAKLAGILIYQEFYGLGLDYFDKYAQRIKKVTAEEVQRVARQYLDPDRFVLVAIGKQSEAKIGVNQSISIQKEKTKQP from the coding sequence ATGTTTAACCGGTCTTTAGGAATCCTCTTTTGTTTTCTCTTCATCAGCCTCAATCCCGTGTGGGGAGCCATTCCCGCTAAAAAAATAGAAACAGCGAACGGCATCACGGTCCTTCTTGTTGAAACACATTCTCTCCCGATGGTGCAGGTCGATCTTCTGGTGAGAGCCGGTTCCATCCTGGACAGCGAACCAAAGGCCGGCCTGGCCTATCTCACCGCAAGCCTTCTTGAGGAAGGGACAAAAAACCGGTCGTCGAAACAGATTGCCGATGAATGGGATGCCCTGGGAACCGAGTTCAATGCCTCTCCGGGATCGGATTACGTCACCTTTTCCTCAAAACTTTTAAAAAAAGATCTAGAGAAAGGTCTGACTTTATTTTCCGACATCCTCATCAATCCGCAATTCCCTGAAGAGGAAGTGTCCAGAGAAAAAACCGAGCTTCTCGGACATCTTGACAATGAAAAGGACGATCCTGAAACCATCGCCGCTAAAGCGTTTGACAGGGCCATCTTCGGGAAACACCCCTATCACCAACCGCTCGAAGGAGATGAAGAAACGATCAAAAGGATTACACGTGAAGACATCGTGAGATTTTATCAGACCGCTTACAATCCCAGGGGAGCCATCCTTGCTTTTGTGGGAGATTTAACGGAAGAAGAAGCAAAAACTTACGCTGAAAAATATTTTCGGCTTTGGAACCCAAAGCCTCAAATCCATTCGAAAAACCCTCTCCCTCCGAAAATTGATAAAAAAGAGATCATGGTTATCGACAAAGATCTGACACAAACGTCGATCATCTTGGGACATACCGGGATCCCCAGAATGAATCCGGACTATTATTCTCTTCTGGTGATGAACTATATTTTGGGAGGGGGAGGATTTTCTTCCCGTATGATGACCAATATCAGGGACAATAAAGGACTGGTCTATGGCTTGTTCAGTCATTTTGATTCCCGTCTGGAAACGGGGAGTTTTGAGGTGACCCTTCAAACCAAAAACAGTTCGGCCAATGAGGCAATATCCGAGGTTTTGAATGAAATCAGAAAAATGAGAAACGAACCGGTCTCACCCGTTGAACTTCAAGAGGCAAAAGATTATTTAATCGGCAGCTTTCCCCTGAAAATGGATACTCACGCCAAATTAGCCGGAATCCTGATCTATCAGGAATTTTATGGCCTCGGTCTCGATTACTTTGACAAATATGCTCAACGGATTAAAAAGGTCACGGCTGAGGAAGTTCAACGGGTCGCCAGACAGTACCTTGATCCCGACCGGTTTGTTCTCGTTGCAATAGGAAAACAATCCGAAGCAAAAATTGGCGTAAACCAGTCCATTTCCATTCAAAAGGAAAAGACGAAACAGCCCTGA
- a CDS encoding insulinase family protein, which translates to MALFPAVSHGKENLQFSLSETVLKNGLKVILVEEHKAPVATVQVWYKVGSRNEVTGKTGLSHLMEHMMFKGTPKYGKGIFSRLVQKNGGNDNAFTAQDYTAYFENFSSDRIALSFDLESDRMGHLSIDPNEFQLERNVVKEERRMRTDDNPFDFLSEQLYAQAFIAHPYHSPIIGWMTDLDHLTRQDIFDHYKKYYLPNNAALVMVGDFNSKTILPEIQKYFEPVPAGPVPPPVQIEEPEQKGERRFIVKKEAQNPIVLIGFKAPNFKEADQYPLTVLGALISTGKSSRLYRHLVYEKKIALETGTDYNSLSADPAFFLFYGKPQAGKTVEALEAAILSEIDLIKTVPITEIELQKAKNQIETQFILSRDSNFFVAMQLGIAESVGAGVHYFDTYLDSIKKVSAEDIQRVARKYLSPDFKTTGVLLPPSNEKN; encoded by the coding sequence ATGGCATTATTTCCGGCCGTCAGCCACGGCAAGGAGAATCTGCAATTTTCCCTTTCAGAAACCGTTTTAAAAAACGGCCTTAAAGTCATTCTCGTGGAGGAACATAAAGCCCCCGTCGCAACGGTTCAGGTCTGGTATAAGGTCGGGTCAAGAAATGAAGTCACAGGGAAAACCGGACTGTCGCATCTGATGGAACATATGATGTTTAAGGGCACCCCTAAATACGGAAAAGGAATATTTTCAAGGCTGGTCCAGAAAAACGGGGGAAACGACAATGCCTTTACCGCTCAGGACTATACCGCCTATTTTGAAAATTTTTCAAGCGACCGGATCGCCCTTTCGTTTGATCTGGAATCGGACCGAATGGGTCATCTTTCCATTGATCCAAATGAGTTTCAACTGGAGCGGAACGTCGTTAAAGAGGAACGGAGAATGAGGACCGACGATAATCCGTTTGATTTTTTGTCAGAACAGCTCTATGCCCAGGCTTTTATCGCTCATCCTTACCATTCTCCCATCATCGGGTGGATGACCGATCTGGACCATCTGACCCGCCAGGATATTTTCGACCATTATAAAAAATATTATCTTCCAAACAACGCCGCTCTGGTCATGGTAGGGGACTTTAATTCCAAAACTATTCTTCCTGAAATTCAGAAATATTTCGAACCGGTTCCCGCGGGACCCGTGCCCCCTCCGGTTCAGATCGAGGAACCTGAACAAAAAGGGGAAAGAAGGTTTATCGTTAAGAAAGAGGCGCAGAATCCAATCGTGCTGATTGGATTTAAAGCGCCTAATTTTAAAGAGGCCGATCAATATCCTCTGACCGTTCTGGGGGCATTGATTTCAACGGGGAAAAGCTCCAGGTTGTATCGTCACCTGGTCTATGAAAAGAAAATCGCTCTTGAAACCGGAACAGACTACAACTCCCTTTCGGCGGATCCCGCGTTTTTTTTGTTTTATGGCAAACCCCAGGCGGGGAAAACCGTTGAAGCGTTGGAAGCCGCTATTTTATCTGAAATTGATCTCATCAAAACCGTTCCCATAACGGAAATAGAGCTTCAAAAAGCAAAAAACCAGATTGAAACACAGTTTATTTTAAGCAGGGATTCTAATTTTTTTGTCGCCATGCAGCTGGGAATCGCTGAAAGCGTCGGAGCAGGCGTCCATTATTTCGATACGTATCTCGACTCAATCAAAAAAGTTTCCGCGGAGGATATTCAAAGGGTGGCCAGAAAATATTTGAGTCCTGATTTCAAAACCACGGGAGTGCTTCTTCCTCCGTCAAATGAAAAAAACTGA
- the rlmN gene encoding 23S rRNA (adenine(2503)-C(2))-methyltransferase RlmN, whose product MPSIKKDLKAPSFSHLKEWFDRHDFPSYRTKQLIHWIYNKKIGRLDQLTDFSKKERLFLEENGYVSSLEIVRKCPSHDGTLKFQFKLEDDEQIEAVLIPDKERKTLCISTQAGCGLDCQFCLTAKGGLKRNLKAHEIVDQFLIVSKELEVTNIVMMGMGEPLANFQEVAEAIDRLTDSNACTFSPRRITVSTAGMVPGIQKLGELPRQVNLAVSLNATTNAIRDLIMPINKTYPLEMLLEACRNFPLLPRRRIFFEYVLLEGINDSLEEARRIPKLLKGIPSKVNLIPFNEYPGSTFKRPPESTVLAFQKILIDANLTTFIRKSRGNDILAACGQLIHLDSSSLLT is encoded by the coding sequence ATGCCGTCCATCAAAAAAGACCTTAAAGCGCCCTCTTTCAGCCATTTAAAGGAATGGTTTGACCGGCATGATTTTCCGTCTTACCGGACCAAACAGCTCATTCATTGGATCTATAACAAAAAAATAGGCCGGCTGGATCAACTCACCGATTTTTCCAAGAAAGAGCGTCTTTTTTTGGAAGAAAACGGTTATGTCAGCTCGCTCGAAATCGTCCGTAAATGCCCGTCTCACGACGGCACACTGAAGTTTCAGTTTAAATTAGAGGATGACGAACAGATTGAAGCCGTTTTAATTCCTGACAAAGAGCGTAAAACCCTCTGTATTTCGACCCAGGCGGGATGCGGCCTCGATTGCCAGTTTTGCCTGACCGCCAAAGGGGGATTGAAGCGGAATTTAAAAGCACATGAAATCGTCGACCAATTTTTAATCGTTTCGAAAGAACTCGAGGTAACCAATATCGTGATGATGGGAATGGGGGAACCTCTCGCTAACTTTCAGGAGGTCGCAGAAGCCATCGATCGGCTGACCGATTCTAACGCCTGCACTTTTTCTCCCCGGCGGATTACCGTTTCAACGGCGGGAATGGTTCCGGGCATACAAAAACTGGGAGAACTCCCCCGTCAGGTCAATCTGGCCGTCTCATTGAATGCCACGACCAACGCCATCCGGGACCTGATCATGCCGATCAACAAAACCTACCCGCTTGAAATGCTCCTCGAAGCCTGCAGAAATTTTCCTCTTCTCCCCCGCCGAAGGATTTTTTTCGAATATGTCCTTCTTGAGGGAATCAATGACTCCCTCGAAGAGGCAAGAAGAATTCCAAAACTTTTAAAGGGAATTCCCAGCAAGGTCAACTTAATCCCTTTTAATGAATATCCAGGCTCAACCTTTAAACGGCCCCCGGAGTCCACGGTGCTTGCATTCCAAAAAATACTCATCGACGCTAATTTAACGACCTTTATTCGAAAAAGCAGGGGGAACGACATCCTGGCCGCCTGCGGACAACTGATCCATTTGGACTCTTCTTCCTTGCTGACCTGA